The Diabrotica virgifera virgifera chromosome 10, PGI_DIABVI_V3a genome has a window encoding:
- the LOC126893193 gene encoding protein SREK1IP1-like codes for MNEYGSKLLPPQKETSVRAACRKCGYAGHLTYQCRNFIKVDPDKEIVLDVSSTSSDTDQDYLTPLTELREKELKEKLKKSKKKKHRSERKSKKVKRNSSDDSEDSDSETNNAKRKKHKKSKKSHKKSKDSDLERQGSKDQKPLKKKKRKSYSDSSSE; via the coding sequence atgAATGAATATGGATCAAAGCTTCTGCCACCTCAAAAAGAAACTAGTGTACGTGCAGCATGTAGGAAATGTGGCTATGCAGGCCACTTGACATATCAGTGtagaaattttattaaagtaGACCCCGATAAAGAAATTGTCTTAGACGTGAGTAGCACAAGCAGTGACACCGATCAAGACTACTTAACGCCTTTGACTGAGCTCCGCGAGAAGGAGCTAAAAGAAAAGTTAAAGAAatccaagaaaaaaaaacataggtCCGAGAGAAAGTCTAAAAAAGTCAAAAGAAattcaagtgatgatagtgaagACAGTGACAGTGAGACAAATAATGCCAAAAGgaagaaacataaaaaatcaaagaaaagTCACAAAAAAAGCAAAGACTCAGATTTGGAAAGACAAGGAAGTAAAGACCAGAAAcctttaaaaaagaaaaaaagaaaatcatATTCCGACTCGAGTAgtgaataa